A region of Anolis sagrei isolate rAnoSag1 chromosome 2, rAnoSag1.mat, whole genome shotgun sequence DNA encodes the following proteins:
- the SMURF2 gene encoding E3 ubiquitin-protein ligase SMURF2 isoform X3, with amino-acid sequence MTSHNTFLSVFEVLCAKNLVKKDFFRLPDPFAKVVVDGSGQCHSTDTVKNTLDPKWNQHYDLYIGKSDSITISVWNHKKIHKKQGAGFLGCVRLLSNAINRLKDTGYQRLDLCKLGPNDNDTVRGQIVVSLQSRDRIGTGGQVVDCSRLFDNDLPDGWEERRTASGRIQYLNHITRTTQWERPTRPASEYSSPGRPLSCFVDENTPVTGINGATCGQTSDPRLAERRVRSQRHRNYMSRTHLHTPPDLPEGYEQRTTQQGQVYFLHTQTGVSTWHDPRVPRDLSNINCEELGPLPPGWEIRNTATGRVYFVDHNNRTTQFTDPRLSANLHLVLNRQNQLKDQQQHQQQQQVVSLCQLPDEAECLTVPRYKRDLVQKLKILRQELSQQQPQAGHCRIEVSREEIFEESYRQVMKMRPKDLWKRLMIKFRGEEGLDYGGVAREWLYLLSHEMLNPYYGLFQYSRDDIYTLQINPDSAVNPEHLSYFHFVGRIMGMAVFHGHYIDGGFTLPFYKQLLGKPITLDDMELVDPDLHNSLVWILENDITGVLDHTFCVEHNAYGEIIQHELKPNGKSIPVTEENKKEYVRLYVNWRFLRGIEAQFLALQKGFNEVIPQHLLKTFDEKELELIICGLGKIDVNDWKANTRLKHCTPDSNIVKWFWKAVELFDEERRARLLQFVTGSSRVPLQGFKALQGAAGPRLFTIHQIDASTNNLPKAHTCFNRIDIPPYESYEKLYEKLLTAIEETCGFAVE; translated from the exons ATATATTGGGAAATCAGACTCCATAACAATCAGCGTATGGAACCACAAGAAAATTCATAAAAAACAGGGTGCTGGTTTTTTGGGTTGTGTGAGACTGCTTTCCAATGCTATCAACCGCCTTAAAGACACTGGTT ATCAGAGGTTGGATCTGTGCAAACTTGGGCCAAATGACAATGATACCGTCAGAGGACAAATTGTAG TAAGTCTTCAATCTAGAGACAGGATAGGCACAGGAGGGCAAGTTGTGGACTGCAGTAGATTATTTGACAATGATTTACCTGATGG TtgggaagaaagaaggacagCTTCTGGAAGAATTCAATACTTAAATCACATTACACGAACAACACAGTGGGAGCGACCGACAAG gccaGCCTCAGAATATTCCAGTCCTGGTCGACCCCTGAGTTGCTTTGTGGATGAGAATACGCCTGTCACGGGAATCAATGGTGCAACATGTGGACAGACATCTGATCCAAGGCTAGCAGAGAGAAGAGTGAGATCTCAGAGGCACAGGAACTACATGAGCAGGACCCATCTACATACGCCTCCAGATTTACCTGAAGGATATG AGCAAAGGACAACTCAGCAAGGACAGGTGTATTTCCTACATACTCAGACTGGTGTAAGCACATGGCATGACCCCCGTGTACCTCG GGATCTTAGCAACATCAATTGCGAAGAGCTTGGTCCTTTGCCTCCTGGATGGGAGATCCGCAATACAGCAACCGGCAGAGTTTATTTTGTTGACCATAACAACAGAACAACGCAATTTACGGATCCACGGCTATCAGCTAACTTGCACCTGGTTCTAAA CCGTCAGAACCAACTTAAAGACCAacagcagcaccagcagcagcaacaggtAGTATCATTGTGCCAGCTTCCTGATGAAGCCGAATGCCTAACGGTGCCAAGGTACAAGCGGGACTTAGTGCAAAAGCTTAAGATTCTGAGGCAAGAGCTGTCTCAGCAGCAGCCCCAAGCTGGACACTGTCGCATAGAAGTCTCCAGAGAAGAAATCTTTGAG GAGTCTTACAGGCAAGTCATGAAGATGAGGCCTAAAGACCTATGGAAGAGATTAATGATAAAATTTCGTGGGGAAGAAGGCCTCGATTATGGAGGAGTTGCCAG AGAATGGCTCTATTTGCTTTCCCATGAAATGCTGAATCCCTATTATGGCCTCTTCCAATATTCGCGTGATGACATCTATACGCTACAGATAAATCCAGATTCTGCTGTTAACCCG GAACATTTGTCCTACTTCCACTTTGTGGGGCGGATCATGGGGATGGCTGTGTTTCATGGACATTACATTGACGGGGGCTTCACGTTGCCTTTTTATAAGCAGTTGCTGGGAAAGCCAATTACACTGGATGACATGGAATTAGTTGACCCAGATCTTCACAACAGCTTAGTATGGATACT TGAGAACGATATTACAGGAGTCTTGGACCATACGTTTTGTGTAGAACATAATGCTTATGGTGAAATTATACAACATGAACTTAAACCCAATGGCAAAAGCATTCCAGTCACAGAGGAGAATAAAAAGGAATACGTCAg GCTTTATGTAAACTGGCGATTTTTACGAGGGATTGAAGCTCAATTTCTGGCTCTGCAGAAGGGATTTAATGAAGTAATCCCACAACATCTACTGAAGACGTTTGATGAGAAAGAGCTAGAG CTCATCATTTGTGGCCTTGGGAAGATAGATGTAAATGACTGGAAGGCCAACACGAGGCTAAAGCACTGCACGCCGGATAGCAATATTGTGAAGTGGTTCTGGAAAGCCGTGGAGCTCTTTGACGAAGAGAGGAGAGCCCGACTGCTGCAATTTGTGACTGGGTCATCCAGAGTGCCTCTGCAGGGCTTCAAGGCATTGCAAG GTGCCGCTGGCCCAAGATTATTTACAATTCATCAGATTGATGCTAGCACAAATAACTTGCCAAAAGCCCATACTTG CTTCAATCGAATAGACATTCCTCCTTATGAAAGCTATGAGAAGCTCTATGAAAAGCTGCTAACCGCCATTGAAGAAACTTGTGGGTTTGCTGTGGAGTGA
- the SMURF2 gene encoding E3 ubiquitin-protein ligase SMURF2 isoform X2, with amino-acid sequence MSNPGARRNGPVKLRLTVLCAKNLVKKDFFRLPDPFAKVVVDGSGQCHSTDTVKNTLDPKWNQHYDLYIGKSDSITISVWNHKKIHKKQGAGFLGCVRLLSNAINRLKDTGYQRLDLCKLGPNDNDTVRGQIVVSLQSRDRIGTGGQVVDCSRLFDNDLPDGWEERRTASGRIQYLNHITRTTQWERPTRPASEYSSPGRPLSCFVDENTPVTGINGATCGQTSDPRLAERRVRSQRHRNYMSRTHLHTPPDLPEGYEQRTTQQGQVYFLHTQTGVSTWHDPRVPRDLSNINCEELGPLPPGWEIRNTATGRVYFVDHNNRTTQFTDPRLSANLHLVLNRQNQLKDQQQHQQQQQVVSLCQLPDEAECLTVPRYKRDLVQKLKILRQELSQQQPQAGHCRIEVSREEIFEESYRQVMKMRPKDLWKRLMIKFRGEEGLDYGGVAREWLYLLSHEMLNPYYGLFQYSRDDIYTLQINPDSAVNPEHLSYFHFVGRIMGMAVFHGHYIDGGFTLPFYKQLLGKPITLDDMELVDPDLHNSLVWILENDITGVLDHTFCVEHNAYGEIIQHELKPNGKSIPVTEENKKEYVRLYVNWRFLRGIEAQFLALQKGFNEVIPQHLLKTFDEKELELIICGLGKIDVNDWKANTRLKHCTPDSNIVKWFWKAVELFDEERRARLLQFVTGSSRVPLQGFKALQGAAGPRLFTIHQIDASTNNLPKAHTCFNRIDIPPYESYEKLYEKLLTAIEETCGFAVE; translated from the exons ATATATTGGGAAATCAGACTCCATAACAATCAGCGTATGGAACCACAAGAAAATTCATAAAAAACAGGGTGCTGGTTTTTTGGGTTGTGTGAGACTGCTTTCCAATGCTATCAACCGCCTTAAAGACACTGGTT ATCAGAGGTTGGATCTGTGCAAACTTGGGCCAAATGACAATGATACCGTCAGAGGACAAATTGTAG TAAGTCTTCAATCTAGAGACAGGATAGGCACAGGAGGGCAAGTTGTGGACTGCAGTAGATTATTTGACAATGATTTACCTGATGG TtgggaagaaagaaggacagCTTCTGGAAGAATTCAATACTTAAATCACATTACACGAACAACACAGTGGGAGCGACCGACAAG gccaGCCTCAGAATATTCCAGTCCTGGTCGACCCCTGAGTTGCTTTGTGGATGAGAATACGCCTGTCACGGGAATCAATGGTGCAACATGTGGACAGACATCTGATCCAAGGCTAGCAGAGAGAAGAGTGAGATCTCAGAGGCACAGGAACTACATGAGCAGGACCCATCTACATACGCCTCCAGATTTACCTGAAGGATATG AGCAAAGGACAACTCAGCAAGGACAGGTGTATTTCCTACATACTCAGACTGGTGTAAGCACATGGCATGACCCCCGTGTACCTCG GGATCTTAGCAACATCAATTGCGAAGAGCTTGGTCCTTTGCCTCCTGGATGGGAGATCCGCAATACAGCAACCGGCAGAGTTTATTTTGTTGACCATAACAACAGAACAACGCAATTTACGGATCCACGGCTATCAGCTAACTTGCACCTGGTTCTAAA CCGTCAGAACCAACTTAAAGACCAacagcagcaccagcagcagcaacaggtAGTATCATTGTGCCAGCTTCCTGATGAAGCCGAATGCCTAACGGTGCCAAGGTACAAGCGGGACTTAGTGCAAAAGCTTAAGATTCTGAGGCAAGAGCTGTCTCAGCAGCAGCCCCAAGCTGGACACTGTCGCATAGAAGTCTCCAGAGAAGAAATCTTTGAG GAGTCTTACAGGCAAGTCATGAAGATGAGGCCTAAAGACCTATGGAAGAGATTAATGATAAAATTTCGTGGGGAAGAAGGCCTCGATTATGGAGGAGTTGCCAG AGAATGGCTCTATTTGCTTTCCCATGAAATGCTGAATCCCTATTATGGCCTCTTCCAATATTCGCGTGATGACATCTATACGCTACAGATAAATCCAGATTCTGCTGTTAACCCG GAACATTTGTCCTACTTCCACTTTGTGGGGCGGATCATGGGGATGGCTGTGTTTCATGGACATTACATTGACGGGGGCTTCACGTTGCCTTTTTATAAGCAGTTGCTGGGAAAGCCAATTACACTGGATGACATGGAATTAGTTGACCCAGATCTTCACAACAGCTTAGTATGGATACT TGAGAACGATATTACAGGAGTCTTGGACCATACGTTTTGTGTAGAACATAATGCTTATGGTGAAATTATACAACATGAACTTAAACCCAATGGCAAAAGCATTCCAGTCACAGAGGAGAATAAAAAGGAATACGTCAg GCTTTATGTAAACTGGCGATTTTTACGAGGGATTGAAGCTCAATTTCTGGCTCTGCAGAAGGGATTTAATGAAGTAATCCCACAACATCTACTGAAGACGTTTGATGAGAAAGAGCTAGAG CTCATCATTTGTGGCCTTGGGAAGATAGATGTAAATGACTGGAAGGCCAACACGAGGCTAAAGCACTGCACGCCGGATAGCAATATTGTGAAGTGGTTCTGGAAAGCCGTGGAGCTCTTTGACGAAGAGAGGAGAGCCCGACTGCTGCAATTTGTGACTGGGTCATCCAGAGTGCCTCTGCAGGGCTTCAAGGCATTGCAAG GTGCCGCTGGCCCAAGATTATTTACAATTCATCAGATTGATGCTAGCACAAATAACTTGCCAAAAGCCCATACTTG CTTCAATCGAATAGACATTCCTCCTTATGAAAGCTATGAGAAGCTCTATGAAAAGCTGCTAACCGCCATTGAAGAAACTTGTGGGTTTGCTGTGGAGTGA